Proteins co-encoded in one Bombus pyrosoma isolate SC7728 linkage group LG4, ASM1482585v1, whole genome shotgun sequence genomic window:
- the LOC122567114 gene encoding 39S ribosomal protein L28, mitochondrial, whose product MSMKHLGKKLYYIPRPTRWAKGIGAALPEEYKKFWKEWKMQTPSAVHYIEQKGRYVKNEETGEVYPVQNVPLPLLYPKEFHEGIWGGEAIIQGFTKKHKYARRYPRFWFPTLKKSVIYSEVLDKYISVVVTNRTIDLINEHYGFDHYLLKTPACDLKSELALKIKRQILLSLLDKTLYPDDPVKKEEIYNKYKEYLTAYTRGEIEWYGLTYKEACQKFIKQNEEKNEVKPLKLQYRSELIAQLKEEESQIAQETAKKPSKWKLPWNPFTSSKSN is encoded by the exons atgtcaaTGAAACATCTGGGCAAG aaattatattacataccAAGACCTACACGATGGGCAAAAGGAATTGGTGCAGCATTACCAGAAGAATACAAAAAGTTTtggaaagaatggaaaatgcAAACACCATCTGCTGTTCACTATATAGAGCAAAAGGGCagatatgtaaaaaatgaagaaacaggAGAAGT aTATCCAGTTCAAAATGTACCATTACCCTTATTATATCCTAAGGAATTTCATGAAGGAATATGGGGTGGTGAAGCTATCATACAAGGTTTTACAAAGAAGCACAAATATGCTCGCAGATACCCTCGCTTTTGGTTTCCTACTCTTAAAAAGTCTGTAATTTATAGTGAAGTTCTAGATAAATACATAAGTGTTGTTGTTACAAATAGGACcattgatttaataaatgaacatTATGGTTTTGATCACTATTTGTTAAAG actCCTGCCTGTGATTTAAAGTCTGAGCTTGcactaaaaataaaacgtcaGATACTTTTGTCACTGCttgataaaacattatatccaGATGATCctgttaaaaaagaagaaatttataataaatataaagaatatttaacagCT TATACACGAGGTGAAATTGAATGGTATGGATTAACATATAAAGAAGCTTGTcagaaattcataaaacaaaatgaagaaaaaaacgaaGTGAAACCTTTAAAACTTCAATACAGGTCTGAGTTAATTGCCCAGCttaaggaagaagaaagtcaGATAGCTCAAGAAACTGCAAAGAa acCTTCAAAATGGAAGCTACCCTGGAATCCTTTCACTTCTTCAAAATCGAATtaa
- the LOC122567109 gene encoding translation initiation factor eIF-2B subunit epsilon, which produces MTTKMGKKQIIQAVVLADDFITSLTPVQDIFPTILMPVINIPVLDYLVETLIKSRVQELFLYCSNHVDLIRAYIKQKKWFKISVSLIVSDTCTSLGDALRDIDTKGSIRGNFILIRGDAFINADLTNLLINHCAKLKEDKGASMTMVLRNIGSMNESFLKHESCLVVSDKTSRKILHYNIIRKDLKKVKLELNWFLDHSEIEINTCFMDTHVYLCSPSVLPLFSDNFDFQTMEDFIRGVLMNEEILNSRIYWQQLNPQDYSLPIVSWNAYHTLNRDILNRHSFPLTPNAIPLLKDFIYMPRSTYKHKNATLAKGCVLEKDSILCQNSILGNNTSVTRSIIGNHCLVGSNVTIKNSYILSDSKIEDNCTIINSIVFPNCFIKENTQISGCILCPKTIIRTPKEYIDSIIESENDKISIKAISEIDPCNEFQLFKNYDTLENDNYVPINTDTSSVDEGSECNFIADDTSLFLSEVIDSLLRGFQDQLNCENLILEINSSRYAYNVTMNKVTYNVIKAILSLPFHYLSEEKEILTNLDYHKNLKRVVTYFYPIILNYVKTEDAQDDCLHAIEEVASTTQELLPFLQLLLHMLYDKDVLSEEKILEWYESKDRDIDSHEMNKVRAAVQPFIKWLEEAEEDSSDSEND; this is translated from the exons atgaCTACAAAAATGgggaagaaacaaattatacaGGCTGTAGTTCTCGCAGATGATTTTATAACGAGCTTGACACCTGTACAAGATATATTCCCAACTATATTAATGcctgtaataaatattccagTGTTAGATTATTTGGTGGAAACACTGATTAAATCCAGAGTGCAAGAATTATTCCTATATTGTAGCAACCATGTAGACTTGATAAGAGCATACATCAAACAGAAAAAATGGTTTAAAATATcagtttctttaattgtatCAGATACTTGCACTTCTCTTGGAGATGCTCTTAGAGATATTGATACGAAAGGTTCGATTCGTGgtaattttatacttataaGAGGAGATGCATTTATTAATGCTGATCTTACCAATCTTTTAATCAATCATTGTGCAAAACTGAAAGAAGATAAAGGTGCATCCATGACCATGGTGCTAAGAAATATTGGATCTATGAATGAATCTTTCTTGAAGCATGAATCATGTTTGGTAGTTTCTGACAAAACTAGCAGAAAGATtctacattataatataatacggAAAGATTTAAAGAAAGTGAAGTTAGAATTAAATTGGTTTTTGGATCATAGTGAGATTGAAATTAACACTTGTTTTATGGATACTCATGTTTATTTATGTTCTCCTTCTGTGTTACCATTATTCTCTGACAATTTTGATTTCCAa ACCATGGAAGATTTCATTCGAGGAGTGTTGatgaatgaagaaattttaaattctcgAATTTATTGGCAACAATTAAATCCTCAGGATTATAGTCTGCCAATTGTATCATGGAATGCATATCATACTCTTAACCGAGACATTCTGAACAGACATAGTTTCCCACTTACACCAAATGCTATTCCacttttaaaagattttatttatatgccAAGAAGCacgtataaacataaaaatgccACCCTTGCTAAAGGTTGTGTATTAGAGAAAGATAGTATATTGTGCCAAAATAGTATTCTTGGGAATAATACGTCTGTTACAAGATCAATTATTGGAAATCATTGTTTGGTAGGGTCTAATGTAACAATTAagaattcttatattttgtcagatagtaaaattgaagataattGTACCATTATAAATAGTATAGTATTtccaaattgttttattaaagaaaacacACAAATAAGTGGATGTATATTATGTCCTAAAACAATTATTCGTACTCCAAAGGAGTATATTGATTCTATAATAGAATcagaaaatgacaaaatttctataaaagcAATATCAGAAATTGACCCATGTAATGAATTTCAACTCTTTAAGAATTATGATACActagaaaatgataattatgtGCCTATAAATACAGATACATCAAGTGTTGATGAAGGTTctgaatgtaattttattgcaGATGATACAAGCTTATTCTTATCTGAGGTTATTGATAGCTTATTAAGAGGTTTTCAAGATCAACTTAACTGTGAAAacttaattttagaaataaattcatcAAGATATGCATACAATGTCACTATGAACAAagtaacatataatgttattaaagcCATATTAAGTTTACCTTTCCATTATCTTtcagaagaaaaggaaattctaACTAATCTAGATTaccataaaaatttaaaacgtgtggtaacatatttttatccaattatattgaattatgttAAAACAGAAGATGCACAAGATGACTGTTTACATGCAATAGAAGAGGTTGCAAGTACAACTCAAGAACTGTTACCATTTTTGCAACTTTTGTTGCATATGCTTTATGATAAAGATGTATTAtcagaagaaaaaattctagAATGGTATGAATCTAAAGATAGAGATATAGATTCACATGAGATGAATAAAGTGAGAGCAGCAGTACAGCCATTCATTAAATGGTTAGAAGAAGCTGAAGAAGATTCTAGTGACAGTGAAAATGATTAG